The following are encoded in a window of Peromyscus maniculatus bairdii isolate BWxNUB_F1_BW_parent chromosome X, HU_Pman_BW_mat_3.1, whole genome shotgun sequence genomic DNA:
- the Zcchc12 gene encoding zinc finger CCHC domain-containing protein 12 gives MASILARMGNSRGQNSPLPPWAHSMLRSLGRSLGPLMANMADRNMRLFSGRAEPAQGEETFENWLSQVTGVLPEWHMPEEEKVRRLMRTLRGPAREVMRLLHAANPTLNVAEFLRAMKLVFGESESSVAAHSKFFNTVQTPGEKLSLYVIRLEVQLQNAIQAGVFAEREANKARVHQLLVGAELSRDLRFRLKGLLRMYGNEPEHLPDFLELIRMIREEEDWDDTFNQRKRPRRSESMMEGVFSPMAFQGSPPIMVSSTDCNVIEIDDSPDDSDEDVILVESEDPPLPSTSAPPFLGRAISEDQVLVIESPNISEIQAPSTSSGGGRKNNSLGELRRTRKRKLSVNCAHCGEDGHSKETCDNETDKSEVFENLIITLQELTHSEEERAREAFGEHFDFYELQ, from the coding sequence ATGGCTAGCATCCTTGCACGTATGGGTAACAGCCGGGGGCAGAACTCACCCTTGCCACCCTGGGCCCATTCCATGCTGAGGTCCCTGGGGAGGAGTCTCGGTCCTTTGATGGCCAACATGGCAGATAGAAACATGAGGCTGTTCTctgggagggcagagccagcccaGGGGGAAGAAACCTTTGAGAACTGGCTGAGCCAGGTCACTGGGGTCCTGCCTGAGTGGCATATGCCTGAGGAGGAAAAGGTCAGGCGTCTAATGAGAACCCTTAGGGGCCCTGCCCGGGAGGTCATGCGTTTGCTCCATGCTGCCAATCCCACCCTAAATGTGGCAGAGTTTTTGCGGGCAATGAAACTGGTGTTTGGGGAGTCTGAGAGCAGTGTGGCAGCCCATAGTAAATTTTTTAACACTGTGCAGACCCCTGGAGAGAAACTATCGCTGTACGTGATCCGTTTAGAGGTGCAGCTGCAGAATGCTATCCAGGCAGGGGTCTTTGCCGAGAGAGAGGCAAACAAGGCTCGCGTGCATCAGCTCCTTGTTGGAGCTGAGCTGAGTAGAGACCTTCGATTCCGGCTTAAGGGGCTTCTCAGGATGTATGGAAATGAGCCAGAGCACCTTCCCGATTTCCTGGAGTTGATCAGGATGATAAGGGAGGAGGAGGATTGGGATGACACTTTCAATCAGCGAAAGCggcccagaagatctgagtcAATGATGGAGGGGGTGTTCAGTCCTATGGCATTTCAGGGCTCCCCACCAATCATGGTCAGCAGTACTGACTGCAATGTGATAGAGATAGATGACTCTCCGGATGACTCAGATGAGGATGTGATCTTGGTGGAGTCCGAGGACCCACCACTGCCATCCACTAGTGCCCCTCCCTTCCTAGGCAGGGCTATATCCGAGGACCAAGTGCTGGTCATTGAGTCCCCCAACATTTCTGAGATTCAGGCTCCTTCCACCAGCAGTGGTGGTGGGCGTAAGAACAATAGTTTGGGGGAGCTGCGTAGAACCAGGAAGCGAAAGCTCTCAGTCAACTGCGCCCATTGTGGCGAGGATGGTCACTCCAAAGAAACCTGTGACAATGAGACCGATAAGTCCGAGGTTTTTGAGAATCTGATCATCACCCTACAGGAGCTGACTCATTCAGAGGAGGAGAGGGCAAGAGAGGCCTTTGGGGAACACTTTGACTTCTATGAACTGCAGTAA